Proteins from a genomic interval of Sinobacterium caligoides:
- a CDS encoding protease inhibitor I42 family protein — protein sequence MDNREGVVLPLAVEVGHPFVIELDENLSTGFTVCLMEMPECLALVADEPVQPDGDRRVGVFGRRRFTFVAVKAGGGALNFNRIKFTHPELTIVERSASEQRFVVAE from the coding sequence ATGGACAATCGAGAGGGTGTGGTATTGCCGTTGGCGGTAGAGGTTGGTCATCCATTTGTTATTGAACTCGATGAGAACCTGTCGACAGGCTTCACTGTCTGCTTGATGGAGATGCCTGAGTGCCTGGCCCTTGTTGCCGATGAACCGGTGCAGCCTGATGGCGATAGAAGGGTGGGGGTGTTTGGCCGCCGGCGCTTCACATTTGTTGCAGTGAAGGCCGGTGGAGGAGCGTTAAACTTTAACCGTATAAAGTTTACGCACCCAGAGCTGACTATTGTTGAGCGTTCTGCCTCAGAACAACGGTTTGTGGTTGCCGAATAA
- the ubiT gene encoding ubiquinone anaerobic biosynthesis accessory factor UbiT: protein MSLLSTAMRLAVRRGPRLLAKPLSLLPAAVQCRPVELALNKVFAEAIEDEAFDFLEGRWLRIQVLDMALSWDVGFNGTRLVVQPNEGEADATFSGAANDLILMASRKEDPDTLFFNRRLSIEGDTELGLAVKNLVDSIDRDELPAMFNKLVDKAGTAVQQYA, encoded by the coding sequence ATGTCATTACTGTCTACTGCTATGCGTCTTGCTGTTAGAAGGGGGCCGAGACTCCTCGCCAAGCCTTTGTCGTTACTGCCTGCAGCAGTGCAGTGTCGTCCCGTTGAGTTGGCGTTAAACAAAGTATTTGCTGAAGCGATAGAGGATGAGGCTTTCGACTTTTTAGAAGGTCGCTGGCTACGCATTCAGGTGTTAGATATGGCGCTGAGCTGGGATGTAGGCTTTAACGGAACGCGTCTCGTCGTGCAGCCTAACGAGGGCGAGGCTGATGCGACGTTTAGTGGTGCAGCCAACGACTTGATTCTGATGGCGAGTCGCAAAGAAGACCCCGACACGTTGTTCTTCAATCGTCGCCTTTCTATTGAGGGAGACACGGAATTAGGTCTCGCGGTGAAGAACCTGGTTGATAGCATTGATCGGGATGAGCTACCGGCAATGTTTAATAAGTTGGTCGATAAGGCGGGTACAGCGGTGCAGCAGTACGCTTAG
- the ubiU gene encoding ubiquinone anaerobic biosynthesis protein UbiU — MELLCPAGSLPALKTAIDCGADAVYIGFKDETNARNFAGLNFSDKALAKGVDYCHAHGKKLHIAINTFAHPGKFSWWKSAVDKAAELGVDALIIADMAVLEYAHRQYPHIELHLSVQASITNLSAIELYHRLYDIKRVVLPRVLSLAHVEKLAAASPVPVEVFAFGSLCIMAEGRCYLSSYLTGESPNTVGACSPAKYVEWKETEQGRETRLSGVLIDRFKDNERAGYPTLCKGRFEVEGDIYHALEEPTSLSTINMLPELIQAGVVSVKIEGRQRSPAYVEQITTVWRQAIDSAVQTPDTYRAQTEWHDTLANLSEGSQTTLGAYHRSWK, encoded by the coding sequence ATGGAACTGCTATGCCCTGCCGGTAGCCTACCTGCACTAAAAACCGCCATTGACTGCGGTGCCGATGCAGTTTATATCGGCTTTAAAGACGAAACCAATGCACGCAACTTCGCCGGCCTTAATTTTTCTGACAAGGCCCTCGCTAAAGGCGTCGATTACTGTCACGCACACGGCAAAAAACTGCATATCGCCATCAACACCTTTGCCCACCCCGGCAAGTTCTCTTGGTGGAAGAGCGCCGTTGATAAAGCCGCTGAGCTCGGCGTCGACGCCCTGATTATTGCCGATATGGCCGTACTTGAGTACGCGCACCGTCAGTACCCGCATATCGAATTACACCTATCGGTTCAGGCTTCTATCACCAATCTATCGGCCATAGAGTTGTATCACCGACTCTATGATATAAAGCGGGTAGTTTTACCTAGGGTATTGTCACTCGCCCATGTTGAGAAGCTCGCGGCAGCAAGTCCAGTGCCCGTTGAAGTTTTTGCCTTTGGTAGCCTGTGCATAATGGCCGAAGGACGCTGCTACTTATCCTCCTATCTCACCGGCGAGTCGCCTAATACCGTTGGCGCCTGCTCACCCGCAAAGTATGTCGAGTGGAAGGAAACCGAGCAAGGTCGCGAAACTCGTCTCAGCGGTGTCTTAATAGATCGCTTTAAAGATAACGAGCGTGCTGGCTACCCGACTTTATGTAAGGGCCGTTTCGAGGTTGAGGGTGATATTTATCACGCACTAGAGGAGCCTACCAGCCTCAGTACGATCAATATGCTACCCGAGCTGATCCAGGCAGGCGTCGTTTCTGTGAAGATTGAAGGGCGTCAACGCAGCCCGGCCTACGTCGAACAAATCACCACCGTTTGGCGCCAAGCTATCGATAGCGCAGTACAAACTCCTGACACTTACCGGGCTCAAACCGAGTGGCACGACACACTCGCCAACCTTTCTGAAGGCAGCCAGACCACTCTGGGTGCTTACCACCGTTCTTGGAAGTAA